The DNA window TCGCTGGATTTTATCAGCCACGTTCACACGATATTGCAGACACCAACACGTGTTTAATTCAAACGCCTGAAGCAGATGCGATTATGGTTGCGTTGAAAAAGAACTTGATGGAGATAGGCATTGAACCATACGAAGAAGCGACGCATCGTGGCATGCTTCGTCATGTGGTTGTACGTAAAGCCCAAGCGACTGGAGAAATTATGGTTGTTTTAGTGACCAAGAAAAAGAAATTTCCACAAGCGCAACGTGCAATTGAATTGATTCAAACTACTGTTCCAGAAGTAACATCGATTGTTCAAAACATTAATCATGAAAAGACCAATGTTATCTTTGGCGATGAAACCTTAACTCTTTGGGGCAAAAATGTAATTGAAGATCGAATTGGAGATGTACGTTTTGAAATTTCAGCCCGTTCGTTTTATCAAATCAACCCGATACAAACAGAAGTGTTATATGGACAAGCGCTAGCGTATGCACAATTAACAGGTGAAGAAACTGTGATCGATGCGTATTGCGGCATCGGAACCATTTCGTTATTCCTTGCACAACAAGCTAAGTTTGTTATGGGGGTAGAAATTGTCCCGCAAGCCATCGAAGATGCTAAACGCAACGCTGAACTAAATGGGTTAACAAATACTTTGTTTGAAGCAGGGCCTGCTGAGCAAGTGATTCCGCGTTGGTATAAAGAAGGTAAGAAAGCGGATGTCTTAGTCGTGGACCCCCCTCGTAAAGGCTGTGATGAGCAGTTATTACACACCATATTAAAACAACGTCCAACACGTGTTGTTTACGTGTCGTGTAATCCGGCAACACTTGCGCGTGATTTACGAATATTAGAAGACGGTGGTTATCGCACGAAAGAAGTGCAGCCTGTTGATATGTTCCCGCAATCGACGCATTGTGAAGCAGTAGCATGGCTAGAGTTAGAATAGGGTAGTAGCAATGATTTTTCGGGATGTTAGTTAAATAGGAAATGTGTTTTATATTCCCTCGAACGAATGGTTCGGGGGATTTTTTTGTCTCTTTTTCAAAAAAACAGACCTTGAAACGCCTACTAAACTTTTTTACCTCTACCGCTCTTTATTGCTAAGGTCACTCTGTGAAGAAAGTGACTCATTGTAGTGCTTGCCAAGTCTTTAGGTTTTACTAAAGGAAAATCGGATTAGTTGTCGAACTTACCATATATAGAAAGCCATTCGCATGATTATAGGATGGATAGGGCTTTCGAAAGCCTAGAATGATGAGCAACGAAAGAGAGGTGAAGGCGCGCGATGCATTCCAACAAAATACCAGAAGAAATTTCATTGCCTGCTTTGCTGTTGGACCTGCCTGCTTTTGAAGAGAACTGTAGACAAATCGCATATGATGGGAATGGCAAAAAGATAAGGATCGCGACAAAATCTATTCGGTCTGTAGAGGTTATTAAAAGAATTTTAGCTTCCAACTCTGTGTTCCAAGGAGTCATGTGCTACTGTCCGGAGGAAGCTATTTTTCTTGCGGAAAAAGGATTGGATGATATTTTAATCGCATATCCTTGTTGGGACAAAAAGGCATTAACTACTATTTCTATGCTGAATTCTAAGGGAAAACATATTATTTGCATGGTAGATGCGCCTGAGCATGTTGACCTTCTCAACCATATTGCTGAGAAAACAAAAGGGAAATTCTACCTTTGTATTGATGTTGACATGAGCACAACTTTTTTGAAATTGCATTTTGGTGTAAGAAGATCACCACTTAAAGATTCTGCTGCAGTAGTCAAGCTTGCTAGGGAAATTAAACCATCACAGTACATAGAGCTAATTGGCATAATGGGCTATGAGGCTCAAATAGCAGGGGTAGGAGATAAGGTCCCGTCTCAACAAATGAAAAATAGAGTCATAGACTT is part of the Planococcus sp. PAMC 21323 genome and encodes:
- the rlmD gene encoding 23S rRNA (uracil(1939)-C(5))-methyltransferase RlmD, translated to MKPVTKNDRISVYVEDLTHDGAGVAKVEGYPLFIPGALPGEDVVVHVLKTLKSYGFAKLIEIQKASPFRVTAPCPVFDTCGGCQIQHLSYEGQMTFKQKLVRDAITRIGKLPEVPVHPVKGMEDPWRYRNKSQIPFGTQDGKVVAGFYQPRSHDIADTNTCLIQTPEADAIMVALKKNLMEIGIEPYEEATHRGMLRHVVVRKAQATGEIMVVLVTKKKKFPQAQRAIELIQTTVPEVTSIVQNINHEKTNVIFGDETLTLWGKNVIEDRIGDVRFEISARSFYQINPIQTEVLYGQALAYAQLTGEETVIDAYCGIGTISLFLAQQAKFVMGVEIVPQAIEDAKRNAELNGLTNTLFEAGPAEQVIPRWYKEGKKADVLVVDPPRKGCDEQLLHTILKQRPTRVVYVSCNPATLARDLRILEDGGYRTKEVQPVDMFPQSTHCEAVAWLELE
- a CDS encoding amino acid deaminase/aldolase; translated protein: MHSNKIPEEISLPALLLDLPAFEENCRQIAYDGNGKKIRIATKSIRSVEVIKRILASNSVFQGVMCYCPEEAIFLAEKGLDDILIAYPCWDKKALTTISMLNSKGKHIICMVDAPEHVDLLNHIAEKTKGKFYLCIDVDMSTTFLKLHFGVRRSPLKDSAAVVKLAREIKPSQYIELIGIMGYEAQIAGVGDKVPSQQMKNRVIDFLKKKSIKEIEERRNQVVHALRQEGFSLPLVNGGGTGSLQSTTKEDAVTEVTVGSGFYSPKLFDYYNGFLYKPALFYAVPVVRKPAPHIYTCLGGGYVSSGPTGKDKVPQPVFPEGGKLLASEGAGEVQTPVYYENETLEIGDAIIFRAAKAAEICERFQEIVCISDQQVVGRYQTYRGEGVCFI